In Mytilus edulis chromosome 4, xbMytEdul2.2, whole genome shotgun sequence, the following proteins share a genomic window:
- the LOC139519509 gene encoding mitochondrial proton/calcium exchanger protein-like: MAHRLIGPLSLRRVKLDTINNLSPLYCGCCKQHGAMSTQPQYRRHRSSGSHNYTFLPPYNCTFTHNKSSSYYKTKHLISPDFSLGIPLGSIRYFHISSQYNEKDKSFVEKAVEVLKDKKRTDKKGDGVSDKDLQPGVDKEKGDDKLTGDQQSTIVKAKPTLLQTIKKHGKYYLDGFVLFFKELRIAVSYLWKSIVKGETLTRRELKQLTRTTADVFRMIPYLILIIIPFFEFLIPFYLKFFPNALPSTFGRDEKKVYWFL; the protein is encoded by the exons ATGGCACACCGTTTAATCGGTCCATTGTCACTCCGTAGAGTTAAGCTAG ATACCATTAACAACCTTTCACCATTATATTGTGGATGTTGTAAGCAGCATGGAGCTAT GTCAACACAACCACAGTACAGAAGACATCGTTCTTCAGGCAGCCATAATTATACCTTTCTTCCACCCTATAACTGTACATTTACGCACAATAAATCAAGTTCATATTATAAGACCAAGCACCTTATAAGTCCAGATTTTTCTTTAGGTATTCCATTAGGATCCATTAGATATTTTCACATATCCTCACAATATAATGAAAAAGATAAATCATTTGTTGAAAAAGCTGTTGAAGTGTTGAAAGATAAGAAAAGAACGGATAAAAAAGGAGATGGAGTTAGTGATAAAGATTTACAACCTGGTGTTGACAAAGAAAAAGGGGATGACAAATTAACAGGAGACCAACAGAGCACCATTGTGAAAGCTAAACCAACATTATTACAAACCAtaaaaaaacatggaaaatatTATCTGGAtgggtttgttttgtttttcaaagaaTTAAGAATAGCTGTTTCTTACTTATGGAAGAGCATAGTGAAAGGAGAGACTTTGACTCGAAGAGAGCTGAAACAA CTAACAAGAACTACAGCTGACGTCTTCAGAATGATTCCTTATCTGATTTTAATTATAATTCCATTCTTTGAATTTTTGATACCATTTTATTTGAAGTTTTTTCCTAACGCTCTACCTAGCACCTTTGGACGAGATGAAAAAAAGGTATATTGGTTCTTATGA